In Paraburkholderia aromaticivorans, a single window of DNA contains:
- a CDS encoding phasin family protein, with protein sequence MNTYITEQIVAAQKVRVEALYGFFNSAFAGYEKLIALNLQAAKASILENEAVASETLSGKDPQSFLELQSRQSQATAKKAQAYWHQVNEIATETRSQLLASSEKLASEYVRGTQAIIDNLAKNPPAGNEAITAFWSKAFGTMRDAGNALHEQTRAAAKEAADVIDKAGKPVVKT encoded by the coding sequence ATGAACACGTACATCACTGAACAGATAGTTGCTGCACAAAAGGTCCGAGTGGAGGCCCTTTATGGATTTTTTAATAGTGCTTTCGCGGGTTACGAAAAGCTCATTGCATTGAACCTGCAGGCGGCCAAAGCTTCGATACTGGAGAACGAGGCCGTCGCGTCGGAGACCCTTTCGGGCAAGGACCCTCAGTCATTCCTCGAACTGCAGTCCCGGCAGTCGCAAGCGACTGCAAAGAAGGCGCAAGCCTATTGGCACCAGGTGAATGAAATTGCGACAGAGACGCGAAGCCAACTGCTCGCGTCAAGTGAAAAGCTGGCCAGCGAGTACGTTCGTGGGACTCAAGCAATTATCGATAATCTCGCCAAAAATCCGCCTGCAGGAAACGAAGCGATTACCGCCTTCTGGTCGAAGGCCTTCGGGACGATGCGGGACGCAGGTAACGCATTGCATGAGCAGACCAGGGCTGCGGCGAAGGAGGCGGCGGACGTCATCGACAAAGCTGGCAAGCCGGTGGTTAAGACTTAA
- a CDS encoding DNA polymerase ligase N-terminal domain-containing protein: MANCRARKLEADFMPTARRIAAMMRCRCASIGARKCGLARKQATEDRASTIRFRGIIVCNEPNDSSFSTTSMVSASDPTSPPLFRYRKMRDLRVTSEPAPSVANASVGLGHLDFVVQKHWASRLHYDFRLELDGVLLSWDVPKGPWYDPNEKRLAVHGEDHPVEYSTFEGTIPRKQYGAGTVIVWDRGTWEPV, translated from the coding sequence ATGGCGAACTGCAGGGCACGGAAGCTCGAAGCTGACTTTATGCCGACTGCACGGCGCATCGCGGCAATGATGCGATGTCGGTGCGCCAGTATCGGTGCGCGCAAGTGTGGCCTTGCTCGCAAGCAAGCCACTGAAGATAGGGCTTCAACAATTCGTTTTCGAGGCATCATTGTTTGCAATGAGCCGAACGACAGTTCCTTCTCAACTACGAGCATGGTCTCAGCGAGCGACCCGACATCTCCACCTCTTTTCCGCTACAGAAAAATGCGGGACTTAAGGGTGACGTCCGAACCCGCGCCTTCAGTTGCCAACGCATCCGTCGGTCTCGGACACCTGGATTTCGTCGTGCAAAAGCACTGGGCGAGCCGACTTCATTACGACTTCCGGCTCGAGCTGGATGGGGTACTGCTGTCGTGGGACGTGCCCAAAGGCCCATGGTACGACCCGAACGAAAAGAGGTTGGCCGTTCATGGGGAAGACCATCCGGTCGAATATTCAACATTTGAAGGGACCATTCCGCGCAAGCAATACGGCGCTGGCACAGTGATAGTGTGGGACCGGGGCACGTGGGAGCCAGTCTGA
- a CDS encoding substrate-binding domain-containing protein — MLFAAITRPTLNEKKQPEAANAHPGDRVVPNPRRRLLALSALGAIWPWDSGYAQAMPSRPVIALVTKSLDKQFGRAMWDSAKDYQQHNSNEFDLVAAGIADDADTTAQIGIMHDMIRTKVNAIVLAAVDSKALVPVVASAIGAGIIVITIDNRLDDDALKNYSIHVPFVGPDDHKGAMLVGNYVAARLVHADEVGIIAGPENESNAQQRTAGFIDAMRAHGVRVIAVRSGQWQTAAASAVAADMLRQHPQIRALLCGNDPMAIGAAKAVEAAGLKGRVYVSGYDNIAPVRQMLRDGAVLATADHFPAKQGVFGIDFALKAVAGRKKQDELSAFFETPVQLVTAAP, encoded by the coding sequence ATGCTATTCGCGGCGATCACGCGTCCTACACTAAACGAGAAGAAGCAACCCGAAGCAGCCAACGCACACCCGGGCGATCGCGTGGTGCCCAACCCGCGTCGTCGACTGCTCGCGCTCTCCGCACTCGGCGCGATCTGGCCGTGGGACTCAGGATACGCGCAGGCCATGCCATCCAGACCGGTCATCGCGCTGGTGACAAAATCGCTGGACAAGCAGTTCGGTCGAGCCATGTGGGATAGCGCGAAAGACTACCAGCAACACAATTCAAACGAGTTTGATCTGGTGGCCGCCGGCATCGCCGACGACGCGGACACCACTGCACAGATTGGCATCATGCACGACATGATCCGGACTAAGGTGAACGCCATTGTACTTGCGGCTGTCGACTCGAAGGCACTCGTGCCTGTGGTCGCTTCGGCGATCGGCGCTGGCATTATTGTCATTACCATTGACAACCGGCTGGACGACGATGCGCTCAAAAACTATAGCATTCATGTACCGTTCGTCGGGCCGGATGACCATAAGGGAGCGATGCTGGTCGGCAACTATGTAGCGGCCCGGCTGGTGCACGCTGATGAGGTCGGCATCATCGCCGGCCCCGAGAATGAGTCGAACGCGCAGCAGCGCACTGCGGGATTCATCGACGCCATGCGTGCGCATGGTGTTAGGGTGATCGCTGTCCGCTCGGGACAGTGGCAAACGGCTGCGGCGAGCGCGGTGGCCGCGGACATGCTACGCCAGCATCCTCAGATCAGGGCCCTGCTGTGCGGCAACGACCCGATGGCAATCGGCGCGGCAAAAGCGGTCGAGGCAGCTGGTCTCAAAGGCAGGGTCTACGTGAGCGGCTACGACAATATCGCGCCGGTCAGGCAGATGTTAAGAGACGGTGCCGTGCTCGCTACTGCAGACCATTTCCCTGCAAAACAGGGCGTATTCGGGATTGACTTCGCACTGAAGGCCGTGGCCGGGCGGAAAAAACAGGATGAACTGTCTGCGTTTTTTGAGACACCGGTGCAACTGGTCACGGCTGCCCCCTGA
- a CDS encoding lysozyme inhibitor LprI family protein: protein MKKLVTLLLVATLAACSQQQEVACNGDDAKSVVTSILKDQLIKQVTSDFAGQTSVAASNVDGSLIRATVEKISIAIDDVLTSKSDPNSTKKFCSATLKLEVASDVVANSDVARSMLSLTSSHQQALQAGVDFDANTIKAPFDYNVQPTDDGKKLYGSTSENNAALTFASTLIEQSLLKDALAKQKADQAQQQQQQALQAQQQQAEIAQAQEAESQATLQKAQADIKAANDAINVVWNAGSKEWRQGMLPEQRLWLAQRENDCKIKALGDGASDTVAFQTSKLNCEVQVTLDRTQVLKTSLQQTLSQTTQ from the coding sequence GTGAAAAAGCTCGTTACGTTGTTGCTCGTCGCCACCTTGGCCGCGTGCTCACAACAACAGGAAGTCGCCTGCAATGGCGATGATGCAAAATCGGTGGTCACGTCAATATTGAAGGACCAGCTGATCAAACAGGTCACGTCCGACTTTGCCGGTCAAACTTCTGTTGCCGCGTCCAACGTGGACGGCTCCCTGATTCGTGCAACAGTTGAAAAGATTTCCATCGCCATCGACGATGTACTGACGTCAAAAAGCGACCCTAATAGCACCAAGAAGTTTTGCTCGGCAACGTTGAAACTTGAGGTGGCGTCGGATGTTGTGGCCAATTCCGATGTGGCGAGGAGCATGCTCTCGCTCACCAGCTCTCACCAGCAGGCGCTGCAAGCAGGCGTGGATTTCGACGCAAACACGATCAAAGCGCCGTTCGACTACAACGTTCAGCCGACCGATGATGGGAAGAAACTGTACGGCAGTACCAGCGAAAACAATGCGGCTCTCACCTTCGCATCCACGTTGATCGAGCAATCCTTGTTGAAAGATGCATTGGCGAAGCAAAAGGCCGATCAAGCTCAACAACAGCAGCAACAGGCACTTCAGGCGCAACAGCAGCAAGCGGAAATCGCCCAGGCGCAGGAGGCGGAAAGTCAGGCTACCCTGCAGAAAGCGCAGGCTGACATCAAGGCTGCAAATGACGCCATCAATGTTGTATGGAATGCTGGAAGCAAAGAGTGGCGACAAGGGATGTTGCCCGAACAACGTTTGTGGCTTGCACAACGGGAAAACGATTGCAAGATCAAAGCTCTTGGCGACGGCGCTTCCGACACCGTCGCTTTCCAAACGAGCAAGCTGAATTGCGAGGTGCAGGTGACGCTCGACCGAACGCAGGTGTTGAAGACGTCGTTGCAGCAAACTCTGTCACAGACTACCCAGTAA
- a CDS encoding IS4 family transposase, whose protein sequence is MSATGDFDDWASEEFGAAALGDARLTQRLVALARRLAESPQCSFPQSLDGAQLKAAYRFFDNPRIDTNGVLANHIGQTLNRMQQVPVVLAPQDTTEFNLMHLPATQGLGHGTSSNVHGFMLHSLLAVTPEGLPLGVLGMKTWIRAPEESGRSKQRRKRPIEEKESVKWLEGLEHLASVKARCPDTHIIGISDRDGDVYDVFIAPRPVGVDWLVRAAWSRRVAHPQAYLWDAVAAEPAVGETDLLVPTRNGKTPTRTAQLTVRCKALRLRPPRSRQHDKLPDAEVFVIHALETQPPEGVEPIEWMLLSSVPTLTCDDALERLAWYARRWTIESWHRVLKSGCQIEARQFGHLDRFVRATALFAVISWRIMYATLLARLDGDLSCEVLLQPLEWHALYCRIHGTTQLPAEPPTLAQVVLWVAKLGGYLNRKHDHPPGPTVMWRGFLALHESAVMYRIFRQNE, encoded by the coding sequence TTGTCTGCAACGGGTGATTTCGATGACTGGGCCAGCGAAGAATTCGGCGCGGCGGCGCTGGGCGACGCCCGCCTGACGCAGCGCCTCGTTGCGCTCGCGCGACGGCTGGCGGAGAGCCCACAGTGTTCGTTTCCACAGTCGCTGGACGGGGCACAACTGAAGGCTGCCTATCGTTTCTTCGACAACCCACGGATCGACACCAACGGCGTATTGGCCAACCACATTGGGCAGACGCTGAACCGCATGCAGCAGGTCCCGGTCGTCCTGGCCCCGCAGGATACGACTGAATTCAACCTCATGCATCTGCCGGCGACGCAGGGACTGGGCCACGGCACGAGCAGTAATGTGCACGGATTCATGCTGCACAGCTTGCTGGCCGTGACACCTGAGGGCCTACCGCTCGGGGTGCTGGGAATGAAGACGTGGATTCGTGCACCCGAGGAATCCGGCAGATCGAAACAACGAAGGAAACGACCTATCGAGGAGAAGGAAAGCGTCAAGTGGCTCGAGGGCCTCGAGCATCTGGCATCGGTGAAAGCGCGCTGCCCCGACACCCACATCATCGGCATCTCCGACCGCGACGGCGATGTCTACGATGTGTTCATTGCTCCTCGGCCAGTGGGCGTTGACTGGCTGGTACGTGCAGCCTGGAGCCGCCGCGTTGCGCATCCGCAGGCATATCTGTGGGACGCCGTTGCGGCAGAGCCCGCTGTGGGCGAAACGGATCTGCTGGTGCCGACCCGGAATGGAAAAACACCGACACGCACTGCGCAATTGACGGTGCGTTGCAAGGCGCTCCGGTTGCGTCCGCCGCGCAGCCGTCAGCACGATAAGTTGCCGGATGCCGAGGTGTTTGTGATCCACGCGCTGGAGACTCAGCCCCCCGAGGGCGTCGAGCCGATCGAATGGATGTTGCTGAGTTCGGTGCCGACACTGACCTGCGATGACGCACTCGAACGTTTGGCGTGGTATGCCCGCCGTTGGACGATTGAATCGTGGCATCGCGTCCTGAAGAGCGGGTGTCAGATCGAGGCCCGACAATTCGGCCACCTGGATCGCTTCGTGCGCGCCACGGCATTGTTTGCTGTCATCAGCTGGCGCATCATGTACGCGACGCTGCTGGCCCGCCTTGATGGCGACCTGTCCTGCGAAGTGCTGCTGCAGCCACTCGAATGGCACGCGCTGTATTGCCGGATACACGGCACTACGCAATTGCCGGCCGAACCGCCAACGCTCGCGCAGGTGGTGCTCTGGGTTGCAAAGCTCGGTGGTTATCTCAATCGCAAGCACGACCATCCCCCTGGACCAACCGTGATGTGGCGTGGCTTTCTCGCACTGCACGAGAGCGCGGTCATGTATCGTATCTTCCGGCAAAACGAGTAG
- a CDS encoding RNA-guided endonuclease InsQ/TnpB family protein yields MERLQAFKFELMPTGGQARKMRQFAGACRFVYNKALAVQKENHAAGAKFIGYVPMAKRLTEWRNGTETPWLKDAPVHTQQCALKAIERAYVNFFGKRADFPRFKRKGVSDGFTYPDRNQIRLDRETGRISLPKPGYIRYRNSRMVLGEVRSATVSLRAGKWCVSILTKRDVEQPVPHGPAVGIDVGVARFATLSDGSFIAPLASFRRHEQRLAKYQRRMARKVKGSSNWKKSKARIQKSHARIADARNDFLHKASSTLSKNHAMVALEDLKISNMSKSAKGTANAPGRNVRAKSGLNKSILDQGWGEFRRQLEYKTAWHGGYLVAVDPKNTSRTCPCCGHASKKNRKTQALFACVSCRYGNNADHVGALNILAAGHAVIACGRMAQSGRPSKQEPAETTGAIAA; encoded by the coding sequence ATGGAACGCCTTCAGGCCTTCAAATTCGAACTCATGCCGACCGGCGGGCAGGCGCGCAAGATGCGCCAGTTCGCAGGCGCGTGCCGGTTCGTCTATAACAAGGCGCTGGCAGTTCAGAAAGAGAATCACGCCGCAGGCGCGAAGTTCATCGGTTATGTGCCGATGGCGAAGCGGCTCACGGAATGGCGCAATGGCACGGAAACGCCGTGGCTCAAAGATGCGCCAGTCCACACGCAGCAGTGCGCCCTGAAGGCCATTGAGCGCGCATATGTAAACTTCTTCGGGAAGCGCGCCGACTTTCCGCGTTTCAAGCGCAAGGGCGTGAGCGACGGGTTCACGTACCCCGACAGGAATCAGATCAGGCTGGACCGCGAAACCGGCCGTATTTCGCTTCCGAAGCCCGGCTATATCCGCTACCGCAACAGTCGCATGGTGCTCGGCGAAGTCCGCTCGGCAACCGTGTCTCTGCGCGCGGGTAAGTGGTGCGTGTCGATCCTGACGAAGCGTGACGTAGAGCAGCCGGTTCCGCATGGCCCCGCCGTCGGTATCGACGTGGGCGTGGCCCGGTTCGCAACCCTGAGCGATGGCAGTTTCATCGCGCCGCTCGCCAGCTTCCGCCGGCACGAACAGCGCCTGGCAAAGTATCAACGCCGGATGGCCCGCAAGGTCAAAGGCAGCAGCAACTGGAAAAAGTCGAAGGCTCGCATCCAGAAGAGTCACGCGCGTATCGCAGACGCACGCAATGATTTTCTGCACAAGGCTTCGAGCACGCTCAGCAAAAACCACGCAATGGTTGCGCTCGAAGACCTGAAAATCAGCAACATGAGCAAGTCAGCAAAGGGTACGGCAAACGCGCCAGGGCGCAATGTGCGCGCGAAGTCTGGTCTTAACAAGTCGATTCTCGATCAGGGCTGGGGTGAGTTCCGCCGCCAGCTGGAGTACAAAACGGCATGGCACGGCGGATATCTCGTCGCGGTCGATCCGAAGAACACGAGCCGCACCTGTCCGTGTTGCGGGCATGCCTCGAAGAAAAACCGCAAGACGCAAGCGCTGTTCGCCTGCGTGTCATGCAGATACGGGAACAACGCCGATCACGTGGGCGCGCTCAACATTCTAGCGGCAGGACATGCCGTTATTGCCTGTGGAAGGATGGCGCAGTCAGGCCGCCCGTCGAAGCAGGAACCCGCCGAGACTACTGGCGCCATCGCGGCCTAG
- a CDS encoding IS30 family transposase — protein MHERTQYQQLQPEERLIIASLHLQGSSIRAMARILGRSPATVSRELTRNSSPAGYASVPAEALRAARRSAGRRPTKLCLQSVCWRIVLTLLEWKWSPQQISGTLKRMYPTDPTQQVSHETIYTAIYAQPRGELRRQLIACLRHGHSTRMPRTRGTDRRGQIPDMVSIHVRPPEIEDRLLPGHWEGDFIKGAGNQSSVGVLVERTSRLVLLAKMEDATAASALAGFSVKLNSIVAPLRQSFTYDQGKEMSRHKELTAATGVQVYFCDPHSPWQRGTCENTNGLLRQYLPKGTDLSVYSQDELDAIADSLNSRPRATHDFHSPFEVFAATLASASQPQGSKH, from the coding sequence ATGCACGAAAGAACTCAGTACCAGCAACTTCAACCTGAAGAGCGCCTCATCATTGCAAGCCTGCATCTACAGGGTTCGAGTATCCGGGCCATGGCCCGGATACTCGGGCGCTCGCCGGCCACCGTTAGCCGTGAACTGACGCGAAACAGCTCTCCTGCGGGTTACGCATCGGTGCCGGCTGAAGCGCTCCGCGCCGCACGCCGCAGCGCGGGCCGCCGCCCCACAAAGCTTTGCCTGCAAAGCGTTTGCTGGCGCATTGTTCTTACCCTGCTCGAGTGGAAATGGTCACCCCAGCAGATATCGGGCACACTCAAGCGTATGTATCCGACTGACCCGACCCAGCAGGTTTCGCACGAAACCATCTACACGGCCATCTACGCCCAGCCGCGCGGCGAACTGCGCAGACAGCTCATTGCCTGTCTGCGCCATGGTCACAGCACGCGTATGCCGCGCACACGGGGCACAGACCGACGCGGACAGATTCCGGACATGGTCAGTATTCATGTGCGGCCGCCCGAAATCGAGGACCGGCTGCTGCCTGGACACTGGGAAGGCGACTTCATCAAGGGGGCTGGCAACCAGTCCTCGGTAGGCGTTCTGGTCGAACGGACCAGCCGCCTGGTGCTGCTCGCAAAGATGGAAGATGCCACCGCAGCGTCGGCGCTGGCGGGCTTCTCCGTCAAGCTCAATTCGATTGTCGCGCCACTACGGCAGAGCTTCACCTACGACCAGGGCAAAGAAATGTCGCGCCATAAAGAGCTCACCGCCGCGACCGGCGTGCAGGTGTACTTCTGCGACCCGCACAGTCCATGGCAAAGGGGCACCTGCGAAAACACCAACGGGCTGCTGCGACAGTATCTGCCCAAAGGCACCGACCTTTCTGTCTACAGTCAGGACGAACTCGACGCCATCGCCGACAGTCTGAACAGCCGGCCTCGTGCGACTCACGACTTCCATTCACCATTCGAGGTCTTCGCCGCGACCCTTGCATCAGCAAGCCAACCTCAAGGCTCTAAACATTAA
- a CDS encoding helix-turn-helix domain-containing protein, whose translation MKGCVKTSILRKVVRNRGRNVARYAWIARAYSDKILRINATLNYCLVEEMYHSKSWRRQDELPLRVRFMQTQINPKGQRGIVDQCVVVNPPTPAVNVAIVVCDGFSLLDVSLVAEVFRQVNQISEIARAIDNRASVTMLSSHGGYVTNSLSVRIKTDAIDEHLFEHFDGVFVFGGDSANAASIDPADLRALRKVLLNADLVKWSEQGWEIIAASGYKPPSAGAGGRFGSFRWEQGASRNNKSIVGCGMSSSLAAALSFIPGNLCMEIAHRINRHVVVPSLDLSCVDEDALNEVSVTDRVHSAVEWLRKNCRRSISIARVAEVAEMSERTFLRHFKLVTGKTPSEYLLDVRFEMVCRLLQETTFPVDKIARRCGMGSGEHISRVFRRRLSQTPTEYRTAHRASGDRNLEGK comes from the coding sequence TTGAAAGGATGCGTAAAAACGTCAATTTTAAGGAAAGTAGTGCGAAACCGTGGCCGCAACGTCGCGCGATACGCCTGGATCGCCCGCGCATATTCCGACAAAATACTGCGAATCAATGCCACGCTCAATTATTGCTTGGTCGAAGAAATGTATCATTCGAAAAGTTGGCGAAGACAAGATGAATTGCCGTTGAGAGTGCGGTTTATGCAGACACAAATAAACCCTAAGGGGCAGCGGGGAATAGTGGATCAGTGTGTGGTGGTCAACCCGCCGACGCCAGCAGTTAATGTGGCAATCGTAGTGTGCGACGGTTTCTCCCTGCTTGACGTTAGTCTGGTAGCTGAGGTGTTTCGGCAAGTAAATCAGATTTCGGAAATTGCACGCGCGATTGACAATCGTGCTTCAGTCACGATGCTTTCGTCGCACGGAGGCTACGTTACAAATTCGCTATCGGTTCGCATCAAGACCGACGCAATCGACGAGCACTTATTCGAACATTTTGATGGGGTCTTCGTTTTCGGTGGAGACTCCGCGAATGCCGCCTCGATCGACCCAGCGGATCTTCGGGCATTGCGTAAAGTGCTTTTGAACGCGGACTTGGTGAAGTGGAGCGAGCAGGGGTGGGAGATCATCGCGGCTTCAGGTTACAAACCACCTTCCGCAGGCGCCGGGGGCAGGTTCGGATCATTTCGGTGGGAACAAGGTGCCTCGCGAAATAACAAGTCAATCGTTGGTTGCGGTATGAGCAGTTCGCTTGCCGCCGCACTATCCTTTATTCCAGGGAATCTTTGTATGGAGATCGCACACCGAATTAACCGGCATGTGGTTGTGCCCAGCCTCGATCTGTCCTGTGTCGATGAGGACGCGCTCAACGAGGTGAGCGTGACGGATAGAGTTCACTCGGCGGTGGAATGGCTTCGCAAGAATTGCAGGCGCTCGATCTCAATTGCGCGAGTGGCGGAGGTGGCTGAAATGAGTGAGCGAACTTTTCTGCGGCATTTCAAGCTTGTAACGGGCAAGACTCCATCTGAATATCTTCTGGATGTCCGTTTCGAAATGGTCTGTCGGCTTCTCCAGGAGACAACTTTTCCAGTCGATAAGATTGCGCGGCGGTGCGGGATGGGCAGTGGTGAGCATATTTCGCGGGTTTTTCGCAGGCGCTTATCGCAGACACCGACGGAATATCGGACGGCTCATCGTGCGAGTGGGGACCGCAACCTAGAAGGGAAATAG
- a CDS encoding EAL domain-containing protein, translated as MNAQNPLSLSSHVEQLFSRLGVGSSASSDRATSLCIVASITNLRQIEQAHGSTFAAAVRHIVGERARTLCDERFGTMTTSGEHILFVFDAPSNSQAEGLLHAPLTAILLDCVLAELSGKAVEVGSAIAFPAISAKVAHFSDAPFDIVEAGSTRVLHGQPGHIWREQFIADTEVAVGVFAAMLKDRLRFVFEPVCRATGSGAVDYLEALLCESVDGTIKHNRLGKLVPALERLGLARRLDRWVVESIIGRLRADPDARLGCNISAQSATLDAWWALTLAILNTEPEVARRLTIEITETMPLTEFAEASEFVRVLRSLGCRVALDDLGGGYSSLWSLLHLELDIAKIDGSFVRAARFGENGAARLWHMVELARACAPIVVVEGIETQADARVARESGATHVQGYLFGEAA; from the coding sequence TTGAACGCGCAGAATCCCCTATCTTTGTCGTCACACGTCGAGCAGCTGTTCTCGCGTCTTGGAGTTGGTTCGTCAGCTTCCAGCGATCGCGCCACGTCTCTTTGCATCGTCGCGTCGATCACTAATCTCCGCCAGATCGAGCAGGCACACGGATCGACGTTTGCGGCTGCTGTCCGTCATATCGTTGGTGAACGTGCACGCACTCTCTGCGACGAGCGCTTCGGCACTATGACGACGAGCGGCGAGCACATTCTGTTCGTGTTTGATGCCCCGTCGAATTCACAGGCTGAAGGTTTGTTGCATGCTCCGCTGACGGCGATCCTGCTGGATTGCGTATTGGCTGAACTTAGTGGCAAAGCCGTTGAGGTCGGTTCCGCAATCGCGTTCCCCGCGATCTCAGCGAAGGTCGCCCACTTCAGCGACGCCCCGTTTGATATTGTTGAAGCCGGCTCTACGCGGGTGCTGCACGGGCAACCTGGGCATATCTGGCGGGAGCAATTCATCGCAGACACCGAGGTCGCCGTAGGCGTTTTCGCAGCGATGCTCAAAGACAGGCTGCGCTTCGTTTTCGAGCCGGTGTGCCGTGCAACCGGTTCCGGCGCAGTCGATTATCTCGAGGCGCTCCTGTGCGAGAGTGTCGATGGCACGATCAAACACAATCGGCTCGGCAAGCTGGTGCCAGCACTCGAACGGTTGGGCCTAGCGCGGCGCCTCGACCGTTGGGTTGTGGAATCCATTATCGGGAGACTTCGAGCCGATCCCGACGCACGACTTGGCTGCAATATCTCCGCACAGAGCGCCACACTCGATGCATGGTGGGCGTTGACGCTGGCCATCCTGAATACGGAGCCCGAGGTAGCTCGTCGTCTCACGATAGAAATCACTGAAACGATGCCGCTGACGGAATTCGCCGAAGCAAGTGAATTTGTGCGTGTACTCCGGTCTTTGGGTTGCCGTGTCGCGCTTGACGACCTTGGTGGTGGCTACAGCAGTTTGTGGAGCCTTTTACATCTCGAATTGGACATCGCGAAGATCGATGGTTCGTTCGTGCGTGCTGCGCGCTTCGGCGAAAACGGTGCCGCGCGTCTGTGGCATATGGTCGAACTTGCAAGAGCTTGCGCACCGATAGTGGTGGTCGAGGGGATCGAAACTCAAGCCGACGCCCGAGTGGCACGCGAGAGCGGCGCCACGCACGTGCAGGGGTATCTCTTCGGGGAGGCGGCCTGA
- a CDS encoding IS4 family transposase: MVDENETDDWASAEFGEANLGDARLAQRLVALARRLACSPQGSFPQSLKPAELKAAYRFFDNTQVDKDGILAPHIAQTLDRMRQVPIVLAVQDTTEFNLSHLHATEGLGRGTGNNEQGFMMHSLLAVPPEGLPLGVLGMKTWVRPEEKFGKRAPAVTHPIELKESTKWLEGIEHLAALKVRCAQTRFVCIGDRESDLYELFSAERPAGVDWLIRAVHNRAARHPQGYLWEAVLATTPRGNTELRAPQPEAKFLSVQRG, translated from the coding sequence TTGGTCGACGAGAACGAGACGGATGACTGGGCAAGTGCCGAATTTGGCGAGGCGAATCTGGGTGATGCACGCCTGGCACAGCGTCTTGTTGCGCTGGCTCGCCGACTCGCGTGCAGTCCGCAAGGTTCGTTTCCACAATCACTCAAGCCAGCCGAACTGAAGGCAGCCTACCGTTTCTTCGATAATACGCAGGTCGACAAGGACGGCATCCTCGCGCCCCATATTGCGCAAACGCTCGATCGCATGAGGCAGGTGCCGATCGTGTTGGCGGTTCAGGACACAACGGAGTTCAACCTGTCGCATCTGCACGCGACTGAGGGCTTGGGTCGCGGCACCGGCAACAATGAGCAAGGCTTCATGATGCACAGCCTGCTGGCAGTCCCGCCCGAGGGCTTGCCGTTAGGCGTGCTGGGGATGAAGACCTGGGTGCGCCCCGAAGAGAAGTTTGGCAAGCGGGCCCCTGCGGTCACGCACCCGATCGAACTGAAGGAAAGCACCAAATGGCTTGAAGGAATCGAACATCTCGCGGCACTCAAGGTACGTTGTGCACAGACGCGGTTTGTCTGCATTGGAGACCGCGAGAGCGACCTTTACGAACTGTTTTCCGCCGAACGCCCCGCCGGAGTGGATTGGTTGATCCGCGCGGTACACAACCGCGCGGCGCGTCATCCGCAAGGCTACCTTTGGGAAGCTGTTCTGGCCACCACGCCCCGTGGCAATACTGAACTGCGGGCACCACAGCCAGAGGCAAAGTTCCTCAGCGTACAGCGCGGCTGA